One genomic window of Numida meleagris isolate 19003 breed g44 Domestic line chromosome 1, NumMel1.0, whole genome shotgun sequence includes the following:
- the LOC110392659 gene encoding LOW QUALITY PROTEIN: taste receptor type 2 member 40-like (The sequence of the model RefSeq protein was modified relative to this genomic sequence to represent the inferred CDS: substituted 2 bases at 2 genomic stop codons) — protein sequence MSSLFYSFCLVIAIIESVMGLLGNGTVLAVSSTSCIRSKILSSYDMIIICLSLSRFFLLFWMMLDLFLSLFCQASYYKENLFVTAKMVFIFLNSSSFXFAACLGVFCCIKVASFTXSFLIWLKQRISSLMPWMLITSSLFSLATSLPFFWDSNNTHNNFTTPLTMTNSSERIATRKTNIIFLILLCNVGIALPLIMFLFSSILLIRSLWRHTRQMQNNATGFRDPSLDAHIGAIKLVFSFLLLYITNCIALILILSDTFVPLSIEEAMCVVVVAACPAGQSMVLIWSNPKFRELPTSILHHINCCVRARSS from the coding sequence ATGTCcagtttattttattctttttgtctAGTAATTGCTATAATTGAGTCAGTGATGGGACTTTTAGGAAATGGGACTGTCTTGGCTGTCAGTTCAACTAGTTGCATCAGGAGCAAAATATTGTCCTCTTATGATATGATTATAATCTGTCTGAGTTTATCCAGgttctttttgctgttctggATGATGCTGGATTTATTCCTAAGTCTTTTTTGTCAAGCCTCCtattataaagaaaatttatttgtAACTGCCAAGATggtttttatatttctgaacTCTTCTAGTTTTTGATTTGCTGCCTGTCTTGGTGTCTTCTGTTGTATCAAGGTTGCCAGTTTTACCTAGTCATTCCTCATCTGGCTGAAGCAAAGGATTTCCAGTCTCATGCCCTGGATGCTGATAACAtcatctcttttttcccttgcaacctctcttcctttcttctgggATAGCAACAACACACACAACAACTTCACTACTCCTTTAACCATGACaaactcttcagaaaggatagcGACAAGGAAAACCAATATAATTTTTTTGATCCTTCTCTGTAATGTTGGTATAGCTTTGCCTttaataatgtttcttttttcaagtaTCCTGCTGATTAGATCTCTGTGGAGGCACACCAGACAGATGCAAAATAATGCAACTGGCTTCAGGGATCCCAGCTTAGATGCCCATATTGGTGCCATCAAGTTagtcttctcctttctcctcctgtaCATTACAAACTGTATTGCTTTGATTCTCATTTTATCTGACACTTTCGTACCTTTAAGCATTGAGGAAGCTATGTGTGTAGTTGTTGTGGCTGCCTGTCCTGCAGGACAATCTATGGTCTTAATCTGGAGCAACCCCAAATTTCGAGAGCTGCCCACTAGCATTTTGCATCACATAAACTGCTGTGTCAGAGCTAGATCCAGTTAA